In Thermodesulfobacteriota bacterium, the DNA window GCCCTGGAGGCGCACCACCAGGGGGCGGTCGAGGTGCACGGTCTTGGCCGCCGCGATGATGCCCTCGGCGATGGTGTCGCAGCGCATGATGCCGCCGAAGATGTTCACCAGCACGGCCTTGACGCTGGGGTCGGAGAGGATCAGCCGGAACGCGTTGGTCACCTGTTCGGCGCTGGCGCCCCCGCCCACGTCGAGGAAGTTGGCCGGCGCCGCCCCGTGGAGCTTGATGATGTCCATGGTGGCCATGGCGAGGCCCGCGCCGTTGACCATGCAGCCGATCGAGCCGTCGAGGCTGATGTAGTTGAGGTCGAACTTGGAGGCCTCGAGCTCCTTGGGGTCCTCCTCAGTCGTATCGCGCAACTCCAGGAGTTCCTTGTGGCGGTAGAGGGCGTTGTTGTCGAAGTTCATCTTGGCGTCGAGCGCCAGCACGTCGCCCTGCTTCGTCACCACCAGGGGGTTGATCTCGAGCATGCTCGCGTCGGTCTCGAGGAAGGCGCGATAGAGGGCGGCCATGAACTTCTGGCCGTTCTTCAGCGCCTCGCCCTCGAGCCCGAGGCCGTAGGCGAGCTTGCGGGCATGGAAGGGCTGGAACCCGGCGGCCGGGTCCACCGCCTGCTTGAGGATCTTCTCGGGCGTCTTGGCCGCCACCTCCTCGATCTCCATCCCGCCTTCGGTGGAGGCCATGAGGGTCACGAGGCCCGTGGCCCGGTCGATGACCATGCCGAGGTAGAGCTCCCGGGCGATGTCGCGGCCCTCCTCCACGTAGACCTTGAGGACCTCCTTGCCCTGGGGCCCGGTCTGGTGGGTGACGAGCTTCTTTCCCAGGATGCCGGCCGCCGCGGCCCTGGCCTCGGCCGGGC includes these proteins:
- the sucC gene encoding ADP-forming succinate--CoA ligase subunit beta, with the translated sequence MNIHEFQAKQVLQKYGVPVPRGIVCSTPDEVEKAAGELGTPVVVKAQIHAGGRGKAGGVKVVKSPAEARAAAAGILGKKLVTHQTGPQGKEVLKVYVEEGRDIARELYLGMVIDRATGLVTLMASTEGGMEIEEVAAKTPEKILKQAVDPAAGFQPFHARKLAYGLGLEGEALKNGQKFMAALYRAFLETDASMLEINPLVVTKQGDVLALDAKMNFDNNALYRHKELLELRDTTEEDPKELEASKFDLNYISLDGSIGCMVNGAGLAMATMDIIKLHGAAPANFLDVGGGASAEQVTNAFRLILSDPSVKAVLVNIFGGIMRCDTIAEGIIAAAKTVHLDRPLVVRLQGTNVDLGRKMLAESGLPIITAETMTEAAEKVVAAAKKAA